The following proteins are co-located in the Aquarana catesbeiana isolate 2022-GZ linkage group LG02, ASM4218655v1, whole genome shotgun sequence genome:
- the RNF169 gene encoding LOW QUALITY PROTEIN: E3 ubiquitin-protein ligase RNF169 (The sequence of the model RefSeq protein was modified relative to this genomic sequence to represent the inferred CDS: inserted 1 base in 1 codon; added 90 bases not found in genome assembly) has protein sequence MSQRRPPAGDVGEGSTDLDDRISSKVHPMEHPQPLSDSENEEPGRTPYRSAFVSKNNASCFPSLTWSIQSKLERSQSCIDTVNDAXPPPTRRRAAQSQKIKVNPLICLLAAVTGVLLSTENSRSFSAPVLTSERRLAISSLNSFTPLHKPERSISPESNDSISEELNHFKPIVCSPCTPPKRLPDGRVLSPVIIKSTPRNLRRNLQKPTSYEASPMILKKWEQVFQDRQMKRTLSKGTLTTCVEDGPSVKKQETASKGRVACQITFSDVEPAGEVELPPSCSREDASQENRDTKEQSTPCGDCIRSTGPNAEPVIFQGFTEATANSQVGTKTRLATRLTSSKKTISACKCLVAKPMKASLKRVHKKTSQSIGMQNGSCFSTTEAISLAFPPRRGLKRRCKTKHLEQNGGLKRLRVAGQGGFQRIWRGAEKKLHQEEEDKKLAVKLQQIFDKESRRVNRKSNRDEYHLRSKSAAGAN, from the exons CACCCACAGCCTTTGTCAGACTCGGAGAACGAGGAGCCGGGTAGAACACCTTACAGATCGGCATTTGTTTCCAAGAACAACGCAAGCTGCTTTCCATCTCTGACATG GAGCATTCAGTCCAAGCTGGAGCGCAGTCAGAGCTGCATCGATACGGTGAACGATG CTCCTCCTCCAACCCGACGGAGAGCCGCCCAGTCTCAAAAAATAAAGGTAAACCCGCTGATTTGTCT CTTGGCAGCCGTCACCGGTGTTCTGTTGTCTACAGAGAACAGTCGGTCTTTCTCGGCCCCCGTCCTTACATCGGAAAGACGTCTGGCTATCAGCTCCCTGAACTCTTTCACACCTTTACATAAACCCGAACGGTCCATCAGTCCGGAGAGCAACGATAGCATTTCTGAGGAACTCAACCACTTCAAGCCAATCGTCTGTTCTCCTTGCACCCCTCCCAAGAGACTCCCGGATGGAAGAGTCCTGAGTCCCGTCATCATCAAATCAACGCCCAGGAACCTCAGACGGAACCTGCAGAAGCCTACCTCCTACGAGGCCAGTCCCATGATATTAAAGAAATGGGAGCAGGTTTTCCAGGACCGCCAGATGAAGAGGACGCTCTCCAAGGGCACCCTGACCACGTGTGTTGAAGATGGGCCGTCCGTTAAGAAGCAGGAGACCGCCAGCAAAGGAAGGGTGGCTTGCCAAATTACATTTAGCGACGTTGAACCTGCCGGAGAAGTTGAACTGCCGCCCTCTTGCAGCAGAGAGGACGCCTCGCAAGAAAATCGTGATACGAAGGAACAGTCTACGCCTTGCGGTGATTGTATCCGGAGCACGGGCCCAAACGCCGAACCTGTAATATTTCAGGGCTTTACCGAGGCAACCGCCAATTCGCAGGTCGGCACAAAGACCAGGTTGGCGACCCGGCTGACCTCTAGCAAAAAGACAATTTCCGCGTGCAAGTGTTTGGTGGCCAAGCCTATGAAGGCCTCTTTAAAACGGGTGCACAAGAAAACCTCCCAGTCCATCGGGATGCAGAACGGCTCCTGCTTCTCCACCACAGAGGCCATCAGCCTGGCCTTCCCTCCGCGCCGAGGACTAAAAAGACGCTGCAAAACTAAGCACTTGGAGCAGAACGGCGGCCTCAAGCGGCTAAGGGTGGCTGGTCAGGGCGGGTTCCAGAGGATCTGGAGGGGGGCTGAGAAAAAGCTtcatcaggaggaggaggacaaaaaactgGCTGTGAAACTTCAGCAAATATTTGACAAGGAGAGCCGCAGGGTGAATCGCAAGAGCAACAGGGACGAGTATCATCTGCGATCCAAAAGCGCAGCCGGCGCAAACTAG